The following proteins are encoded in a genomic region of Trypanosoma brucei gambiense DAL972 chromosome 8, complete sequence:
- a CDS encoding rhomboid-like protein, putative — protein MAGEGAVSGAVAAVLCGTALLSTFSTVVPRVLGFIPAHTFSARSYPWNLITYVVVETNIVLAVCSAVYMLTFGVAVESIIGTRALVRLIAASTVSASLTLLILSALLYNVGFTWFLQCYCGVWPAASGILVPWVGVSPRSPAFPSQLPRQVQRQHVPTALLAITLVIDWLFRGQHRITENDVGGTKVFLGSVFTPALLGLLTTWYLQSALNTPSVVPLSVLLEPLLKLCGMVSKAPRQQGSGDGSRAGSGSGGIADTVAVPVLQGAAAGALLPGSTEDEAQRRRNIALAALSSRIQQTTADTAATQHDAAVV, from the coding sequence ATGGCTGGTGAGGGTGCAGTTAGCGGAGCAGTCGCCGCCGTGCTGTGTGGAACAGCTCTGCTCAGTACTTTTTCCACCGTGGTTCCGCGCGTGCTTGGTTTCATCCCCGCCCACACTTTTTCTGCCAGAAGCTACCCTTGGAACCTAATCACGTACGTCGTAGTTGAGACCAATATAGTGCTGGCTGTTTGCAGCGCGGTTTACATGCTAACTTTCGGTGTGGCAGTGGAGAGCATCATCGGGACCCGAGCTCTGGTGAGATTAATTGCTGCATCGACTGTGTCTGCCTCCCTTACACTGCTCATACTGAGCGCGTTACTGTACAACGTCGGATTCACGTGGTTCCTTCAGTGCTACTGTGGGGTGTGGCCTGCGGCTTCGGGCATTCTTGTTCCGTGGGTGGGGGTTTCGCCAAGGTCTCCTGCTTTTCCGTCCCAACTTCCGCGCCAGGTGCAGCGGCAGCACGTACCAACGGCGTTACTAGCAATTACACTCGTAATTGACTGGCTTTTTCGCGGGCAGCACCGCATCACAGAGAACGATGTTGGAGGAACCAAAGTTTTCTTGGGCAGCGTTTTCACTCCAGCGCTCCTTGGGCTTCTCACGACTTGGTATCTGCAGTCGGCTCTTAACACGCCCTCGGTGGTGCCCCTGAGTGTGCTTTTGGAACCTTTACTCAAGCTTTGCGGCATGGTATCGAAAGCGCCACGGCAACAGGGTAGTGGGGATGGCAGTCGCGCTGGAAGCGGGTCTGGAGGCATCGCTGACACCGTTGCGGTACCTGTTCTTCAAGGTGCTGCGGCCGGGGCGTTACTCCCGGGATCTACAGAAGATGAGGCACAACGTCGTCGAAATATCGCGCTCGCTGCCCTCAGCAGCAGGATCCAACAGACAACGGCAGACACCGCTGCAACCCAGCACGATGCTGCTGTAGTGTGA
- a CDS encoding nonspecific lipid-transfer protein, putative, whose protein sequence is MASQVVRIVGVGRTGIGKLHKSVDELAASALKCALVDANMKQCDLQALIAVPSLASPQFMQAHHIATVAGLFPTKGKFIVRTVDTGGAGPITALGMAVDLVRTRCAETVAVIAADAVLSMGSGAFAERSNASLRRSGLPEPCIPHGYDRYAQWYMSRYGLKREQLAMVPVLMSKMAERHPEAMCQKAYTLDEVLHSRCVAPVTNLLECARRADGAVALIVSGEAHYAEHFAQGKQEQRHLGGSKPIIASVAEASGPLFPPGSSDDIVPDIFSCRHAARDAFLSANLNVGDIHFFGLYDCFPICLIQAVEAVGLCPEGKGGEFMETAYNEMLNNGGVLDPSKFPINTHGGLQCFGAPWEVPAMYNITEAIAQLSEEAGDRQLTPVPKRALVYGNGGIFSASSVAILISDL, encoded by the coding sequence ATGGCATCTCAGGTTGTGCGCATTGTCGGTGTCGGTCGCACGGGTATTGGTAAGCTGCATAAGTCAGTCGACGAACTTGCTGCATCCGCTCTCAAATGTGCCCTGGTTGATGCAAACATGAAGCAGTGTGACTTGCAAGCTCTCATCGCGGTGCCCTCGTTGGCAAGCCCACAGTTCATGCAAGCACACCACATAGCCACAGTGGCTGGCCTATTCCCCACGAAGGGAAAGTTTATAGTTCGCACCGTCGACACGGGCGGGGCAGGTCCTATTACGGCTCTTGGGATGGCCGTGGATTTGGTGCGGACTCGATGCGCAGAGACGGTTGCTGTCATTGCCGCGGATGCCGTGTTGAGCATGGGAAGTGGCGCGTTTGCAGAGCGCTCCAATGCATCGCTGCGGAGAAGCGGGCTGCCAGAGCCGTGCATTCCACATGGTTATGACCGCTATGCTCAGTGGTACATGAGTCGCTATGGCTTGAAACGTGAGCAGCTAGCCATGGTACCCGTGCTGATGAGCAAAATGGCTGAGAGGCATCCCGAGGCAATGTGCCAGAAAGCCTACACCCTTGATGAGGTGTTGCATTCCCGCTGTGTGGCGCCAGTCACGAATTTGCTAGAGTGTGCCCGACGCGCGGACGGTGCCGTGGCTCTCATTGTTTCAGGCGAAGCGCACTACGCCGAACACTTTGCGCAGGGGAAACAGGAGCAACGGCACCTAGGCGGCTCAAAGCCGATAATCGCCAGCGTCGCAGAAGCGTCTGGTCCACTTTTTCCACCAGGTTCCAGCGATGACATCGTGCCGGATATTTTCTCTTGTCGTCATGCTGCTCGGGATGCGTTTCTCTCCGCTAATCTGAACGTGGGCGATATTCACTTCTTTGGCTTGTATGACTGCTTTCCTATTTGTTTGATTCAGGCTGTTGAGGCGGTTGGCCTGTGCCCCGAGGGAAAGGGCGGTGAATTCATGGAAACAGCCTATAACGAAATGCTCAACAACGGGGGCGTATTGGACCCTTCCAAGTTCCCTATCAACACACATGGTGGGCTGCAGTGCTTTGGTGCCCCGTGGGAAGTTCCAGCGATGTACAACATAACTGAAGCTATAGCGCAGCTTTCTGAGGAGGCAGGGGACCGCCAGCTTACACCGGTACCAAAGCGGGCCCTGGTATACGGAAATGGTGGCATTTTCTCCGCCTCCTCCGTTGCCATTTTGATTAGTGACTTGTAG
- a CDS encoding tRNA-methyl transferase, putative: MTSQAVRVAVALSGGVDSAVAALFLCRCVSTWRDVEALWRSPRPLPLDTVMDAIVKRRAWADITQSSATTPMQQNPTTAVHYFPLFMKNWDDVSEGSDGSASDTCENIGGNQRRRWCEAAEQDYHDAAEVARFAGLLSESEALPLFNFSSHYVTSCFDRMLNSYARGNTLNVDVLCNSEIKFGALLHALHTSGRAQYVATGHYARTISLADTVFCSAAASESGNGRYTRVIARPFTAGQDLNDQTLFLSRLSRLQLSNVIFPLGHVFQRKADVRVVASHLGLTRVSAKKTSTGLCFVGERYKRKAGKGGGFGAFLTEYMASAPEESGGKGVHADEETKYLDAETEQIIAADQLNIPGTVRRQDRTLLPAHYLTVGQRIRGAVGNSGSPRCYYVQRKEVSPIHGYEKCGENCCIRYLRNVWLVNRWNHPLLYNTLVKLSDVVLPLRMTQLLMLSLAFPPSRSPRHGEEGEEVCLRCSCCTRHQDPLHPAVLRFRACEVQEFAGGTSVNFAVVEFDTPVRAATAGQTLVGYCPINPVTLSVSSAVHSASWYVVASGWII; this comes from the coding sequence ATGACGTCCCAGGCGGTGAGGGTAGCTGTCGCGCTGTCAGGTGGAGTAGACAGTGCCGTCGCTGCGCTTTTCCTATGTCGTTGCGTAAGTACATGGCGAGACGTGGAAGCGCTCTGGCGGTCACCGCGTCCCCTCCCATTAGACACCGTGATGGACGCCATCGTGAAGCGGCGGGCATGGGCAGACATCACTCAAAGTAGTGCAACAACTCCGATGCAACAAAACCCTACCACTGCAGTGCATTACTTCCCTCTCTTCATGAAAAACTGGGACGATGTGAGCGAGGGCTCTGATGGCAGTGCGAGTGATACGTGTGAGAATATTGGAGGGAATCAGCGGCGTAGATGGTGTGAGGCTGCGGAGCAAGATTACCACGACGCTGCTGAAGTGGCGCGCTTTGCGGGTTTGCTGTCAGAGAGTGAAGCTCTTCCACTGTTCAACTTTAGCTCCCACTACGTAACGTCGTGTTTTGATCGAATGCTGAATTCTTACGCACGCGGCAACACGCTCAACGTTGATGTCCTGTGCAATTCGGAGATAAAGTTTGGTGCACTTCTTCACGCATTGCATACGTCAGGACGAGCCCAATATGTCGCAACGGGCCACTACGCGCGTACCATTTCTCTAGCAGACACCGTATTTTGTTCAGCTGCGGCAAGTGAGTCGGGGAACGGTAGATATACACGTGTCATTGCACGCCCGTTCACTGCAGGGCAAGATCTCAACGATCAAACACTGTTTTTGTCACGTCTCTCGCGGCTGCAGCTGTCGAACGTGATTTTTCCATTAGGTCATGTATTCCAACGCAAGGCGGATGTTCGAGTAGTTGCTTCCCATCTTGGTCTGACACGTGTCAGTGCAAAGAAGACAAGTACGGGGTTGTGCTTTGTAGGTGAACGATATAAGCGAAAGGCAGGGAAGGGTGGTGGATTCGGtgccttcctcacggagTACATGGCATCGGCTCCAGAAGAGTCCGGTGGAAAAGGTGTTCACGCGGATGAAGAGACAAAATATCTGGATGCCGAAACGGAGCAAATAATAGCGGCTGACCAACTCAACATTCCAGGAACTGTAAGAAGGCAAGATCGGACATTGCTGCCAGCTCATTACCTCACAGTTGGACAGCGGATACGCGGTGCAGTCGGGAATAGCGGGTCCCCGAGATGTTACTACGTGCAACGGAAAGAGGTGTCACCCATCCATGGGTATGAGAAGTGTGGGGAAAACTGCTGCATTCGGTACCTGCGAAATGTGTGGCTAGTGAATCGATGGAACCACCCACTTCTGTATAACACACTTGTCAAGTTGAGCGATGTTGTACTTCCACTACGTATGACGCAGCTGCTGATGTTGTCTCTGGCATTCCCACCATCGAGATCACCGCGGCAtggagaggaaggggaagaggtgTGTCTGCGATGTTCTTGCTGTACACGGCACCAGGACCCTCTGCATCCGGCAGTGCTACGGTTTCGCGCATGCGAGGTCCAAGAGTTCGCTGGTGGAACGAGCGTCAACTTCGCAGTCGTTGAGTTTGACACGCCGGTCCGAGCTGCCACCGCCGGGCAGACGCTGGTTGGGTACTGCCCCATTAATCCAGTTACGCTGTCTGTGAGCTCCGCTGTGCATTCTGCTTCGTGGTATGTGGTAGCCAGTGGTTGGATTATTTAG
- a CDS encoding metallo-peptidase, Clan ME, Family M16C,putative produces MIRRCAVPLCAASAMPRGGHPLLKLENAHGFTHKSTRRFDELNITAYEWQHDSTGALYYHLDTSDRNCTFCIGFRTPAKDNKGISHVLEHTTLCGSKKYPVRDPFFMMLKRSLNNFMNAMTGADYTLYPFATTNARDFCNLLDVYLDAVFHPLLRLEDFKQEGHRVEVEEDDSAKRRLVYNGVVFNEMRGVVSEPSQHYAHSLMKTMLPNTHYEHISGGYPPEVLKLTYEELVAFHKRHYHPTNSITITYGEQNPGSWMATLNEYFSSFERGEVVAVFGLAEKNRFAEPKRVTMEGPLNPMGNPQCQKRVSVSFGVQKEDKNMKDIVELSVLDILLSSGPSSPIYQALIESQIGSRYAPMNGYSSYLASPLVSYGVEGVDEARANSDEEVLSAVITALERVSKEGFEQRRVQSVIFQEELQQRHRAADYGVNLCTGLCAMGLCRAENNPLDFIDWLPHLRQLGAEQAKSLLPRISRNLLNNPHRALVSVSAKKDFLDSLRDTITHMEEKLNDGATDAQKDEIKKETEKWLERVRAPQNGDILPTLKVGDIPRQSFQEPLPQPKADGQNTSLLGAPPPLKPPVGVYTIGYPTNGLVYVHGLAPFSAATVLLLQKAENDALAGIPLSHSLLGSLGAGKYTFKELSIATDLVCGGFSFSPQLNQSYCNKSEYITGTAYGFYTTKEKLHDALELLKMTLLEPHTSVEDDGVRGRTLSVAKARCSGVIQRLQHEGNRVATSLAVSHLTRCGAVKESWHGLAQSSYASEMLEKLQSSNEGISHSAVATILEHHSCFVQSFAANLCRGVLWATCEEQHRCEVENMLASFLSGFPKGEDTSSCACLPSLGRIAREDVVELCRSLPIDTSYAAIAIANDLDWTHKQQAPLRVACQLLANEYLHRRVREEGGAYGSGVKATLGAEVGGVTMSSYRDPTPEATVRVFKEAGDWLSEASNVTQLRVDESKLRLFAGIDAPYAADSFGESYFLHGIRPEQKQEMRDALLSVEPKDVVEVARYFDVGKNHGAVVGILRPEERKE; encoded by the coding sequence ATGATTCGACGTTGTGCCGTTCCGCTTTGTGCTGCGAGCGCCATGCCGCGCGGTGGGCACCCTCTCCTGAAGTTGGAGAACGCCCATGGTTTCACGCATAAGTCGACGCGCAGGTTTGACGAGCTCAATATTACGGCTTACGAATGGCAACACGACTCTACCGGGGCCCTTTACTATCACCTCGATACTAGCGATCGCAATTGCACCTTCTGCATCGGCTTCCGCACCCCGGCCAAAGATAATAAAGGCATTTCACACGTGTTGGAGCATACCACGCTCTGTGGAAGCAAGAAGTATCCCGTTAGGGACCCTTTCTTTATGATGCTAAAGCGATCCTTAAACAACTTTATGAATGCGATGACAGGGGCTGATTACACGTTGTACCCCTTTGCCACAACAAATGCACGAGATTTTTGTAACCTTCTTGATGTTTACCTGGACGCGGTGTTCCACCCATTGTTGCGCCTCGAAGACTTCAAGCAGGAGGGACACCgtgtggaggtggaggaagatGATTCGGCGAAAAGGCGACTCGTGTATAATGGGGTCGTCTTCAACGAGATGCGTGGCGTTGTCTCGGAGCCCTCCCAGCACTACGCCCACTCACTCATGAAGACTATGCTCCCCAACACTCATTACGAACATATATCTGGTGGTTATCCGCCGGAGGTGCTGAAGCTCACATACGAGGAGCTGGTGGCTTTCCATAAGAGGCACTACCACCCTACCAACAGCATTACCATTACCTACGGTGAGCAGAACCCTGGGAGTTGGATGGCCACCCTAAATGAGTACTTCTCATCGTTTGAAAGGGGCGAGgtcgttgctgtttttgGTTTGGCAGAGAAGAACCGCTTCGCAGAGCCAAAGAGAGTGACCATGGAGGGGCCACTTAATCCTATGGGGAACCCGCAGTGCCAAAAGCGTGTGTCTGTTTCCTTTGGGGTCCAGAAGGAGGATAAAAACATGAAGGATATTGTGGAGCTTAGTGTTTTAGATATACTTTTGTCCAGTGGCCCCAGTTCCCCTATTTACCAGGCTCTGATCGAATCACAGATTGGCAGCCGCTACGCTCCTATGAATGGCTACAGTAGTTATTTGGCGTCTCCACTCGTTTCTTACGGGGTCGAAGGAGTCGACGAAGCTCGTGCCAACTCAGACGAAGAGGTACTTAGCGCTGTGATTACAGCGTTGGAGAGGGTATCCAAGGAGGGATTTGAGCAACGGCGCGTACAATCGGTCATTTTTCAGGAAGAACTTCAACAACGGCATCGAGCGGCAGATTACGGCGTTAACCTTTGTACGGGTCTCTGTGCCATGGGGCTATGTCGAGCGGAGAACAACCCTTTGGACTTTATCGATTGGTTGCCGCATCTGCGGCAACTGGGGGCTGAACAGGCCAAGTCGCTTTTGCCACGCATTTCGCGGAATCTCCTCAACAACCCCCATCGTGCGCTGGTGTCGGTGTCTGCTAAGAAGGATTTCCTAGATTCCCTTCGCGATACGATCACCCatatggaagagaaacttAATGATGGAGCAACGGATGCCCAAAAAgacgaaataaaaaaggaaacagagaAATGGCTCGAGCGTGTGCGGGCACCGCAGAACGGTGACATTTTACCGACTCTGAAGGTAGGTGACATCCCCCGTCAATCCTTTCAGGAGCCACTGCCACAACCAAAGGCTGATGGGCAGAATACTTCTCTGTTAggcgctcctcctcctctgaaACCACCAGTGGGGGTGTACACGATTGGGTACCCAACAAATGGCTTGGTGTATGTGCACGGTCTGGCACCTTTTAGTGCGGCTACGGTGTTGCTTCTTCAGAAGGCAGAGAATGATGCACTTGCGGGTATACCCCTTTCCCATTCCCTGCTAGGAAGTCTCGGAGCAGGAAAATACACGTTTAAAGAACTTTCCATTGCTACCGACCTCGTCTGCGGCGGATTCTCTTTCTCCCCGCAACTCAATCAGTCATATTGCAACAAGTCAGAGTACATTACTGGAACCGCTTACGGCTTTTACACGACTAAAGAGAAACTACACGATGCGCTGGAACTACTCAAAATGACACTTCTGGAGCCACACACCTCCGTTGAGGATGATGGGGTGCGTGGCCGTACCCTCTCGGTGGCGAAGGCCCGTTGTTCGGGTGTGATTCAGCGGCTACAACATGAGGGCAACCGTGTGGCCACCTCCCTCGCGGTGTCGCACTTGACTCGCTGTGGCGCTGTGAAAGAGTCATGGCATGGTTTGGCCCAGTCAAGTTACGCCTCAGAGATGCTTGAGAAACTTCAAAGCAGCAACGAGGGCATCTCCCACTCAGCAGTTGCAACGATACTTGAACACCATTCATGCTTTGTGCAGTCGTTTGCCGCAAACCTCTGTCGCGGCGTGTTGTGGGCAACATGTGAGGAGCAGCACCGGTGTGAAGTGGAGAACATGCTTGCTTCATTTCTAAGCGGCTTCCCAAAAGGAGAAGATACGTCTTCGTGTGCATGCCTCCCCTCCTTGGGGCGCATAGCACGCGAAGACGTTGTTGAACTGTGCAGGAGTTTACCTATCGACACCTCTTATGCCGCCATCGCTATAGCGAACGACCTGGACTGGACCCATAAACAGCAAGCGCCGCTGCGGGTTGCATGCCAGTTGCTCGCCAACGAATATTTGCACCGTCGTGTTCGTGAGGAAGGGGGAGCCTATGGGTCAGGGGTTAAGGCCACATTAGGTGCAGAGGTGGGTGGTGTTACCATGTCTAGCTACCGTGACCCCACACCCGAAGCGACGGTTCGTGTATTCAAAGAGGCAGGGGATTGGCTGAGTGAGGCAAGCAATGTTACCCAGCTGCGGGTGGACGAGTCAAAGCTCCGGCTTTTTGCGGGGATTGACGCGCCCTATGCCGCAGACAGTTTTGGTGAGtcatatttccttcacggaATCCGACCGGAGCAGAAGCAAGAAATGCGTGACGCTCTCCTAAGCGTTGAGCCAAAAGATGTAGTTGAGGTCGCCCGATACTTCGACGTCGGTAAAAATCATGGGGCGGTTGTTGGCATCCTGCGCCCCGAGGAGCGGAAAGAGTAG
- a CDS encoding Golgi/lysosome glycoprotein 1, putative codes for MRRSFFVALLLQLSHASVRALSLFPTCSENEYTGGGLPGKEWVVQRFDKPGRNLTIHCLAYEVKPVDTTNAKDMGPGPCQIDHQTEFSFRLFVRATYKDSKSGEQVTEEYDVKDMAGGSLSDVAIRLAHKSDLSLVFANTAANHECGLEARVSFRFTHDAKVAAVSDVPVLVGVQPRIVHAKNSVPTRFIFRSSDSTKGGVSEREEFFLISAKEECSTSTGSNSYLMSHPSSPPLFDEDFTGANTSTFAARDVFIDTARAYRICSRKANTEDVTEVGVVRSFEVNPSYYQVVGGQNADGKVYVMKRTTIKFYGSDLDTRPRRNQAKFVSDTEDCDASAAGGVPETLALEPEDRFGPKATSVLWSWVLKRGGAYKVCFKRTGMPWVEVPSIDIVNSAADITNADGNITYRQPVDPVTKELCPMAPPNTPENRWSMYNSIMLTLKSKTLPSNYLQTLSKALCVPRTAMALSRVTHGKDGRVRLFISIFCEELGEDRTCDTVERQNYIISASKQGSEALAAAGIESAEGSRDMFALGDDPNPRMGWGRVLSIFAICGTVVAVACLVVYGVLKYRENRQYFVNFGVEDEDVDDMYISNIPTAGAAVNSAGTKGSVIEVED; via the coding sequence ATGCGgcgttctttctttgttgctcTACTTCTCCAACTGTCGCACGCCTCTGTGCGGGCGCTGAGTCTGTTTCCTACTTGCTCGGAAAATGAATACACAGGGGGTGGGCTTCCAGGCAAAGAGTGGGTGGTGCAAAGGTTTGACAAACCTGGGCGGAATCTAACGATTCACTGTCTTGCGTACGAAGTGAAACCGGTTGATACCACTAACGCAAAAGACATGGGCCCCGGGCCGTGCCAAATTGACCACCAGACGGAATTCTCGTTCCGCCTGTTTGTACGTGCCACGTACAAGGACAGTAAGTCTGGAGAGCAGGTTACGGAGGAATACGATGTGAAGGATATGGCAGGTGGATCGCTCTCCGATGTGGCAATTCGACTTGCGCATAAGTCAGACCTTTCGTTGGTGTTCGCTAATACGGCGGCTAACCATGAGTGTGGTCTGGAGGCGCGCGTCTCCTTCAGGTTTACACATGACGCTAAGGTGGCAGCGGTTAGTGACGTTCCTGTACTGGTTGGTGTTCAACCGCGAATTGTTCACGCAAAGAACAGTGTTCCGACTCGCTTCATCTTCCGAAGCTCAGACAGTACGAAAGGGGGTGTCTCAGAACGCGAGGAGTTTTTCCTTATCAGCGCGAAAGAAGAATGCTCAACAAGCACCGGTTCCAATAGCTATTTGATGAGTCACCCTTCCAGCCCGCCACTGTTTGACGAAGACTTCACCGGAGCTAACACTTCTACGTTCGCCGCCCGAGATGTCTTCATCGATACCGCACGCGCCTATCGTATTTGTAGCCGCAAGGCAAACACGGAAGATGTGACAGAGGTTGGTGTTGTCCGCAGCTTTGAGGTCAATCCTTCGTACTACCAGGTAGTTGGTGGCCAGAATGCTGACGGAAAAGTATACGTTATGAAGCGTACGACCATCAAGTTCTATGGATCCGATTTGGACACACGCCCCCGAAGGAACCAGGCAAAATTTGTCTCAGATACCGAGGATTGCGACGCGTCCGCTGCAGGTGGCGTGCCAGAAACTCTTGCTCTTGAACCTGAAGATAGATTTGGACCAAAGGCGACTTCTGTGCTATGGTCATGGGTGCTCAAACGTGGGGGAGCCTATAAGGTATGCTTCAAGCGCACAGGAATGCCGTGGGTAGAGGTGCCAAGTATCGACATCGTCAACAGTGCTGCCGACATCACCAATGCCGACGGTAACATCACTTACAGACAGCCCGTTGACCCTGTGACAAAAGAACTCTGCCCAATGGCACCACCCAACACTCCGGAGAATAGGTGGAGCATGTACAACAGTATTATGCTAACCCTGAAAAGTAAAACGTTACCGTCCAACTATCTGCAGACCCTGAGTAAGGCTCTGTGCGTGCCACGTACAGCAATGGCCCTGTCTCGCGTCACACACGGAAAGGACGGCCGTGTGCGGCTGTTCATATCAATCTTCTGTGAGGAACTGGGTGAAGACCGCACATGTGACACAGTAGAGCGTCAAAATTACATCATATCTGCATCAAAGCAGGGTTCGGAAGCGCTTGCGGCGGCAGGCATCGAATCAGCAGAAGGAAGCAGGGATATGTTCGCGCTCGGTGACGACCCTAACCCTAGGATGGGTTGGGGTCGCGTACTTTCAATCTTTGCAATATGTGGTACAGTGGTTGCCGTCGCCTGCCTTGTGGTCTACGGAGTGCTTAAGTATCGTGAAAACCGTCAGTACTTCGTCAACTTTGGAGTCGAAGACGAGGATGTGGATGATATGTACATCTCCAACATCCCAACCGCCGGTGCGGCGGTGAACTCGGCCGGTACGAAAGGCTCCGTCATTGAGGTGGAGGATTAG
- a CDS encoding cytochrome c1, heme protein, mitochondrial precursor, putative, giving the protein MHEFGARVLYPLVQSMVSVVFRHLPRKMRQHFYPLLCSLQNITNMAGKKAHPIKRDWYWNHNDRFEIWHSLDWPSVRRGRQIYTEVFAPCHPLGRMTFTHFQGFMTREEIKQLASQYEVVDSAPDAQGMLNPRPGKPTDTLPIPFPNQRAAQFANNGSEPPDLQHSVFGKEGGPDYIFSLITGYNWGNGELMEIPPFAPELKPGQFWNPYFKDCVLSMPPPLSDGMVDYEDGTPATISQMAKDVVNFLRWSAESEYDDRRVMFWKCFTTLGLVNCILLHYCQKNTNWRIYGRTTFRYWKKTW; this is encoded by the coding sequence ATGCATGAGTTTGGTGCTCGCGTTCTTTACCCATTGGTTCAATCCATGGTTTCTGTCGTTTTTCGTCATCTACCGCGGAAAATGAGACAACACTTTTACCCTCTTCTCTGTAGTCTGCAGAACATAACAAACATGGCAGGTAAGAAAGCTCACCCCATCAAAAGGGATTGGTACTGGAATCACAACGATCGCTTTGAGATCTGGCACAGCTTGGATTGGCCCTCCGTACGACGTGGCCGCCAAATATACACTGAAGTGTTCGCACCGTGTCACCCCCTGGGTCGCATGACTTTCACGCACTTTCAAGGCTTCATGACACGTGAAGAGATCAAACAGTTGGCCTCGCAGTATGAAGTGGTTGATTCAGCTCCAGATGCACAGGGAATGTTGAACCCACGACCTGGCAAACCGACAGACACGCTTCCCATTCCGTTTCCGAACCAGCGCGCGGCGCAGTTTGCCAACAATGGCTCTGAGCCGCCGGATCTTCAACATTCGGTGTTTGGCAAGGAGGGGGGTCCGGATTACATTTTTTCTCTCATCACAGGCTACAACTGGGGCAACGGTGAGTTGATGGAAATCCCCCCTTTTGCGCCTGAGTTGAAACCTGGCCAGTTCTGGAACCCGTACTTTAAGGACTGCGTCCTCTCTATGCCGCCCCCGCTCTCTGACGGGATGGTGGATTATGAGGATGGCACGCCCGCAACGATAAGTCAAATGGCGAAGGACGTCGTCAACTTCCTTCGGTGGTCTGCTGAGTCGGAGTACGACGACCGTCGCGTTATGTTTTGGAAGTGTTTCACTACACTGGGTCTGGTGAACTGCATTCTGCTACATTACTGCCAGAAGAACACAAACTGGCGCATTTACGGACGGACAACCTTCCGCTACTGGAAGAAGACATGGTAA